A genomic stretch from Erigeron canadensis isolate Cc75 chromosome 9, C_canadensis_v1, whole genome shotgun sequence includes:
- the LOC122582163 gene encoding homeobox-leucine zipper protein HOX11-like — MELGLSLGDRHTTTTTTTSSAVTTTVAAAGVNDSLGFCMALGMNPSKETNIEKEENDDDENSDDEDDEKDDDQKIIEEININIVDNNQRIISTNPPVQLDLLPSGPVTRHNTSFPWSSDNGSSEGGSSGNVRRMPVAMGTEEATSSFRLEFMSNFGRLGNGASKNHKRGFEIGNDVVHEVERASSRASDEDENGMSRKKLRLSKEQSAFLEESFKEHHTLNPKQKLALAQQLSLRPRQVEVWFQNRRARTKLKQTEVDYEYLKRCCESLTIENKKLHKELQELRALKTTSHPFYMQHPATTLTMCPSCERVATTSPPPPATTSTKAVVTLSPKPRSFFPVAPPSTNSHHPHATSS; from the exons ATGGAGTTGGGTTTAAGTTTAGGTGATCGTcatacaaccaccaccaccaccactagctCCGCCGTGACAACCACCGTCGCCGCCGCCGGAGTAAATGATAGTCTAGGGTTTTGCATGGCTTTAGGAATGAACCCatcaaaagaaacaaatatagaaaaagaagaaaatgatgatgatgaaaatagtgatgatgaagatgatgaaaaagatgatgatCAAAAGATTATTgaagaaataaatataaatattgttgataataatCAAAGGATTATTTCAACAAATCCGCCGGTTCAGCTTGATTTACTACCTTCTGGACCGGTTACTCGTCATAATACTTCATTTCCATGGTCTTCTGACAACg GGAGTTCCGAGGGGGGTTCATCGGGAAATGTGAGGCGGATGCCGGTAGCGATGGGGACGGAAGAGGCGACGTCATCATTCCGGTTGGAATTTATGAGTAATTTTGGAAGACTTGGAAATGGTGCAAGTAAGAATCATAAAAGGGGTTTTGAGATTGGAAACGACGTCGTTCATGAGGTGGAAAGAGCTTCTTCTAGGGCTAgtgatgaagatgaaaatgGTATGTCAAGGAAAAAACTCAGATTATCAAAAGAACAATCTGCTTTTTTAGAAGAAAGTTTCAAGGAACACCATACCTTAAATCCT AAACAGAAGCTTGCACTCGCACAACAACTTAGTCTTAGGCCTCGACAAGTTGAAGTCTGGTTTCAAAACAGAAGAGCAAG GACAAAACTGAAGCAAACTGAGGTGGACTATGAATACTTGAAAAGGTGTTGTGAAAGCCTAactattgaaaacaaaaaactacaCAAAGAGCTTCAAGAACTAAGAGCTTTAAAGACAACTTCACATCCATTTTACATGCAACATCCTGCCACAACTCTCACAATGTGTCCGTCATGTGAGCGAGTTGCCACCACCTCTCCTCCACCACCCGCCACCACCTCAACAAAGGCGGTCGTAACTCTTTCACCAAAGCCAAGATCATTTTTTCCGGTCGCACCaccatctactaactcccaccACCCGCATGCAACATCCTCATGA
- the LOC122582455 gene encoding uncharacterized protein LOC122582455 → MDDPIDTNIDLNQHPVADPSPESQSLETPQNEIQDRFRALEALNSVRVRRPQRVVNDSMSNLNNDIKRNVSYLEKALEMNLDYGSENKKIGDNEKGNYFDCNVCLSMARDPVLTCCGHLFCWGCFYKVPYVDSISKECPVCKGEVIDSNVVPIYGNGNGNEKGMGKRALELDSGLTIPPRPRARRVESVRQENIGQEFHHVMMANAVRRIRAVQETAPSQSVNSLGSTSNAERNREARQFSRSGPMLSSSASPLNRYLDFDTHISNGAQPVYRDRVTSVFNASVSIQTVFQRNVAAATAVHSGTLPTNGSVEIDVTISGPRRRRRRRRRRGVSPAMNLEGESSVEFRRRLR, encoded by the coding sequence atggATGATCCTATAGATACTAATATTGATTTAAACCAACACCCAGTTGCTGATCCATCCCCAGAATCACAATCTTTAGAAACCCCACAAAATGAAATTCAAGATAGATTCAGGGCTTTGGAAGCACTTAATTCTGTTAGGGTTAGGCGGCCGCAAAGAGTCGTAAATGATTCGATGTCGAATTTGAATAATGATATAAAGAGGAATGTTAGTTATTTGGAAAAAGCATTAGAAATGAATTTGGATTAtggtagtgaaaataaaaagattggTGATAATGAAAAAGGGAATTATTTTGATTGTAATGTTTGCTTAAGTATGGCCCGTGATCCGGTTTTGACTTGTTGTGGGCATTTGTTTTGTTGGGGGTGTTTTTATAAAGTTCCTTATGTTGATTCGATTTCGAAAGAATGTCCTGTTTGTAAAGGGGAAGTGATTGATTCAAACGTTGTACCGATTTATGGGAACGGGAACGGGAATGAGAAAGGAATGGGCAAACGGGCGTTGGAGTTGGATTCTGGGCTGACGATACCACCAAGGCCACGGGCTCGTAGAGTGGAGAGTGTTAGACAAGAGAATATTGGTCAGGAGTTTCATCATGTGATGATGGCAAATGCAGTTAGAAGGATTAGAGCTGTCCAAGAAACCGCTCCTTCTCAGAGTGTTAACAGTTTAGGTTCAACATCAAATGCAGAGAGGAATCGTGAAGCTAGACAGTTTTCTCGAAGTGGTCCCATGCTTTCTTCCAGTGCATCTCCATTGAACAGATATCTGGATTTTGATACTCATATTAGCAATGGGGCTCAACCAGTTTATCGAGACAGAGTTACTTCGGTTTTTAACGCTAGTGTTTCTATCCAGACGGTTTTCCAAAGAAACGTTGCTGCTGCTACTGCAGTGCATTCGGGTACTTTACCAACAAACGGTTCTGTTGAGATTGATGTGACTATATCTGGTCCCCggagaaggagaagaagaagaagaagaaggggtgTCTCACCGGCTATGAATTTGGAAGGTGAATCTTCAGTAGAATTTAGGAGACGATTGAGGTGA